The sequence below is a genomic window from Lelliottia sp. JS-SCA-14.
CAACGCCAGCGGCGATCAACTGCTCGCTGGAGGTTGCCGAAGAGATGGACATTCAGGTGGCGCTGCACAGCGACACCCTCAATGAAGGCGGGTTTGTCGAAGATACGCTGGCAGCCATCGGCGGGCGAACCATTCACACCTTCCATACCGAAGGGGCGGGCGGCGGCCATGCGCCGGATATTATTACCGCCTGCGCGCACCCGAACATTTTGCCCTCCTCCACCAACCCGACGCTGCCGTACACGGTCAATACCATCGACGAGCACCTCGATATGCTGATGGTTTGCCACCATCTTGATCCGGATATCGCCGAGGACGTGGCCTTTGCCGAATCGCGCATTCGCCGCGAAACCATTGCCGCCGAAGATGTGTTGCATGATATCGGCGCCTTCTCCCTGACTTCGTCCGATTCCCAGGCGATGGGCCGCGTGGGTGAAGTGATTATCCGCACCTGGCAGGTGGCGCACCGCATGAAGGTGCAGCGCGGACCGCTTGCGGAAGAGTCCGGGGATAACGACAACTTCCGCGTTAAACGCTACGTCGCCAAATACACCATCAACCCGGCGCTGACCCACGGCATCGCCCACGAAGTCGGCTCGATTGAAGCGGGAAAACTGGCGGATCTGGTGGTCTGGTCCCCGGCGTTTTTTGGCGTCAAACCGGCCACGATCGTCAAAGGCGGGATGATCGCCTGCGCGCCGATGGGGGATATCAACGCCTCGATCCCCACGCCGCAGCCGGTGCACTATCGCCCGATGTTTGGATCCCTCGGGGCAGCACGTCACGCCACGCGCCTGACCTTTGTCTCCCAGGCCGCCGCCGCGAACGGCATTCCCCAGCAGCTCAATTTACAAAGCGCTATTGCCGTAGTGAAGGGCTG
It includes:
- the ureC gene encoding urease subunit alpha, which translates into the protein MAEISRQAYADMFGPTTGDKVRLADTELWIEVENDLTIYGEEVKFGGGKVIRDGMGQGQMTAQDCVDLVLTNALIVDHWGIVKADIGVKDGRIFAIGKAGNPDIQPGVTIPIGAATEVIAAEGKIVTAGGIDTHIHWICPQQAEEALVSGVTTMIGGGTGPAAGTNATTCTPGPWYIARMLQAADTLPVNIGLLGKGNASNPDALREQVAAGAIGLKIHEDWGSTPAAINCSLEVAEEMDIQVALHSDTLNEGGFVEDTLAAIGGRTIHTFHTEGAGGGHAPDIITACAHPNILPSSTNPTLPYTVNTIDEHLDMLMVCHHLDPDIAEDVAFAESRIRRETIAAEDVLHDIGAFSLTSSDSQAMGRVGEVIIRTWQVAHRMKVQRGPLAEESGDNDNFRVKRYVAKYTINPALTHGIAHEVGSIEAGKLADLVVWSPAFFGVKPATIVKGGMIACAPMGDINASIPTPQPVHYRPMFGSLGAARHATRLTFVSQAAAANGIPQQLNLQSAIAVVKGCRTVKKADMIHNSLQPNITVDAQTYEVRVDGELITSEPADVLPMAQRYFLF